In the Natrinema amylolyticum genome, one interval contains:
- a CDS encoding DUF5828 family protein: protein MEESISGFKVRGDWGDIVEHGERITRALRDVDVHDPDQEYGARFASAFEEWDEWRPKAHETLDSDVSEKTADQASVEEGKGEKAGKEPDEDIKTAGEKLSESYEQLEDDDAGAAVDNWKESIDYVARAADSASRKALRRVEDTVYQNVMTQLAPYYFDNELISANIQQAARNGGNGEQFVFEVNVNDDDLKESVSDRLADYEDEVDRWHVEVEKDTDAAEAIEGAEPPPEPDDNSRSTTN, encoded by the coding sequence ATGGAAGAGAGCATCTCGGGGTTCAAAGTTCGCGGTGACTGGGGCGACATCGTCGAACACGGCGAGCGCATCACGCGCGCGCTTCGAGACGTCGACGTTCACGATCCTGACCAGGAGTACGGCGCGCGCTTCGCGAGCGCCTTCGAGGAGTGGGACGAGTGGCGCCCCAAGGCCCACGAAACCCTCGATTCCGACGTCAGTGAAAAGACCGCAGACCAGGCCAGCGTCGAAGAAGGCAAGGGCGAGAAAGCGGGCAAAGAGCCCGACGAGGACATCAAGACCGCCGGCGAGAAACTCTCGGAGTCCTACGAGCAACTCGAGGACGACGACGCCGGAGCGGCGGTCGACAACTGGAAGGAGTCGATCGATTACGTCGCGCGCGCGGCCGACTCCGCGAGTCGCAAGGCACTGCGCCGCGTCGAAGACACGGTCTACCAGAACGTGATGACCCAGCTCGCGCCCTACTACTTCGACAACGAACTCATCAGCGCCAACATCCAGCAGGCCGCGCGCAACGGCGGGAACGGCGAGCAGTTCGTCTTCGAGGTCAACGTCAACGACGACGACCTCAAGGAGAGCGTCTCCGACCGACTCGCCGATTACGAGGACGAGGTCGACCGCTGGCACGTCGAAGTCGAGAAAGACACCGACGCGGCCGAGGCCATCGAGGGCGCGGAGCCGCCGCCGGAGCCCGACGACAACTCCAGGTCGACGACGAACTGA